Part of the Candidatus Zixiibacteriota bacterium genome, TCGATAGTCGACAAGACTGAGACTGTGCCCGGAGAACTGAGAAAACTGAACCTTCCTCGCACCACTATCCTGGGTCAGTTTGTCACGCAGGTTGCGGAAGCGATAGAAGAAGCGACTGATCCCGAAGAGATAGAAATTCTCGAGGAAAGTCTGAGGACCGGATACGCAATGTTGTCCGGTAAGGACCTCATGTAAGGCAGATCATGCTAATAGGCAAATGCGAAATTAACAGATACGGCAAGCTGAACCAGTTCTCAACATCGTTCAGCACCGGTATTAACGTCATAAAAGGACCGAATGAGGCCGGGAAATCGACTCTTGTAGATGCGCTCACCGATGCCCTCTTCGAGAATCCGAAAACTCAGAAGAAGGATGTTAAGGCGAGAACCAGTTGGGGATCAGATAAAGCTTTCCACATCTCGCTCGATTTCGAATCTGAAGGCCTCTTCTATTCGCTTACGAAAGACTTCGACAGCGGCGAGGTACAGCTTCTCAAGAAATCGTCAGGAGAAACACTCGACGACAAGAAGCGTGTCGATTTGGTTGTGTCGGAGAGTCTCGGCCTATCGAATAGGGACATATTCCTCGCGACATCCTGTATCAGGCAGGATGAAATGGCTAGGATCGCCGAGTCGCCCGATGCGATCAAAGACCGGCTCGAAGCACTGATTACCGGCGGAAAAGAGGAAGTGCTCGCTTCGAAGACAATCGACAAGCTATCCGCTCTGATCAAATCGCTCAAGAAAGAGGGACATAAGCACAAAGGCCAGATCCAGCGATTGGAAGATGAAAAGAGCGACGTCGCATATGAATTGGACAAAGCCAGGCGTGAAATTGAGACAATCGGATCGAACCGTACTGCACTGAAAGAGATCAGATCGAGTCTGGATGCTCTCACCGAGGACTTGAAGACCAAAGAGACCTTGAAGAAGAATGCGCGGCTAGCCGCTGACGCCACCGAGAGCGTGGCTCGGCTGGAGGCACGGTTCGGAGAGCTCTCCTCGCGAATCAACAATATCAAGAACTCAGAGGCAGAGGTGGGTCGCCTCCGTGGAGAATTATCGAAAGTACCGAGGATCAATCCCAACGACATTAAGATAGCGGAAGAGCAGGTCGCACAGAGGACGTTTATAAAGTCCAAGAAGGAAACAGCAGAGAAGGAAGTGCTGGAGCATGAGGAGAGTGTTCGCCTTGCAAAGCCGAGTGCAGCTGTCAAGGTACTGTCATTCCTCAGTCTCTTTGCATGTGCGGGATCTGCTTTCTACTGGTATCAGTATACGAGCATGACAAACATAAACTTCCTTATCGGTTCGGGAGCTGCGCTGCTTCTGTTTGCCAGCTTTTCAATCCTGTGGTCCAAGAGCGGTCGGAACTGCGCCCGAATGAGAGCGAAGTATGAGATGAGCAGGGAGGCGCTGCAGGAAACAGAAGACGATCTCAAGACATGCCGTGATACCATATCATCAATTGTGAAAAAGTACGAATTCTCCAACGTCGATTCGCTGAGAGAGTCTTTCGAGAAGCGCTCAGAACTTGAAATCGGTATCAAGACTGAGCTGAGACGCTATGAAGAGCATCTCAACAACAAGACTCTTGCAGGTCTGGAAGATGACTTGAAGGTGGTCACACGCGAGCTCGCGGTCGAGAACGAGAAACTCCGTGAATACAGTCTCTATACGATTAAGCCTGAGAAGCTTGCCGAAATCGAACGGTCGCTGGAAACGATGGGAGAGAAGAAGAAGAGTCTAGCGCTGGAACTGACGACTGTCGAACGGCATCTCGAATTCGCAGAATCGGGAATGGAACATCAGGCGTCACTTGAAGAGCGGTACGAGGAGTTGGAAGTCCAATTGTCTCGCCGTCATAGACAATTGCTGATGCTGGAGAAGACACGGGAATTCATCGAAAAAGCTCGCAAAGATGTTTTGACATCGAGCCTCCAGCTTCTCGATGATGAGACTTCTGATATTCTGCGCGAAGTTACCGGCGGCAAATACACACAGGTCAGATTTGACCGGCAGAGTCTCAAGTTCGAGGTCTTCTCGAATGAAATGAACGACTGGGCCGAACCTGAAAATTGTCTCTCGCGCGGAACAATAGATCAGCTCTACCTTGCCGCGCGTCTTGCGATGGTCAAGATTATCTCCGAAGACCGTCATCCGGTGATAATACTCGATGATCCGTTCGTCACCTTCGACAAAGAGAGGCGAGATAATGCGCTGACAGTTCTCAAGCGCCTCTCCGACCGCTATCAGATTTTCCTTCTCACTTGCCACGATCACTACGATAATCTCACACCAAACGTAATTAGCATGGCGTAGACATCGCATTGTCGTAGGTCAGCGATCCCCGCCTGATCGAGTGAAGCGAAGAGCAGGTCCGAGCGAAAGCGAGGAGATCCTGACACGCTGCTTGTAAACCGCGATCACAGATCGCGGCCACACAGCCGGAATTGTGATCGCGGTTTGTGAACTCCTGTATGTTCTCTATCCGCGGACTGGCTGTGAGGATGCGTGGCGGTATGCGGTATAGAATCCTAACGAATCCAATTCTTCATTGTGCTTCTTGGTGATCGTCTTGATATCGAGACCGAACACCGGCTTCTTTGAATTGACTTTGTCTCTGAAGGTCAGACTCCACCATGCAATCGCCTCGACGACATCTGAATCGAGATTCTTATCGGCACTTCTGATTAACTCGACTTTGCCGTTGTTGTCCACAGCAAACTTCTTCAGCGTCGGGAAATGATCCAGAATGTCCTCCCTCGCCTTACGTAGCAACGCTGACGTGCCATACGGTCCGATTTCGGAGGCTGTCATAAGGTATTCGCTGATACTGTTGAATGCTTCGATAAGTATGGATATCGACGCCGGTGTAAGCTGTTGTGTCTTTCTCGCGGGAGCAGATGCAACTGAGACACTCCGCAGAGAGACCAGACCGGACTTCATTACGAGTTTCAATGTTTCGAAATTCAGATCGTCCCGAGCAAGAATGAGTACCGCATAATCCTCATCCGATTTGATCATCAGCCATCCCGACTCGAATCGAATCTTGAAAGCAGATGTGGTCTGAACGGCACTGACCATTCTTTGCAGCATCCTTTCGAGTTCCTCTTTCTTCGGCTCACTGAATCGTGCAGAGAATAGACTATTCGTCATACCGGTATAACGGTCCAGGATTGACACTCCCGTGACCCCAACGACACCGCGCAGTTGTTCGAGGATTCTCTTCATCAGGCCTTCTCCAT contains:
- a CDS encoding AAA family ATPase; the protein is MLIGKCEINRYGKLNQFSTSFSTGINVIKGPNEAGKSTLVDALTDALFENPKTQKKDVKARTSWGSDKAFHISLDFESEGLFYSLTKDFDSGEVQLLKKSSGETLDDKKRVDLVVSESLGLSNRDIFLATSCIRQDEMARIAESPDAIKDRLEALITGGKEEVLASKTIDKLSALIKSLKKEGHKHKGQIQRLEDEKSDVAYELDKARREIETIGSNRTALKEIRSSLDALTEDLKTKETLKKNARLAADATESVARLEARFGELSSRINNIKNSEAEVGRLRGELSKVPRINPNDIKIAEEQVAQRTFIKSKKETAEKEVLEHEESVRLAKPSAAVKVLSFLSLFACAGSAFYWYQYTSMTNINFLIGSGAALLLFASFSILWSKSGRNCARMRAKYEMSREALQETEDDLKTCRDTISSIVKKYEFSNVDSLRESFEKRSELEIGIKTELRRYEEHLNNKTLAGLEDDLKVVTRELAVENEKLREYSLYTIKPEKLAEIERSLETMGEKKKSLALELTTVERHLEFAESGMEHQASLEERYEELEVQLSRRHRQLLMLEKTREFIEKARKDVLTSSLQLLDDETSDILREVTGGKYTQVRFDRQSLKFEVFSNEMNDWAEPENCLSRGTIDQLYLAARLAMVKIISEDRHPVIILDDPFVTFDKERRDNALTVLKRLSDRYQIFLLTCHDHYDNLTPNVISMA